A window from Melopsittacus undulatus isolate bMelUnd1 chromosome Z, bMelUnd1.mat.Z, whole genome shotgun sequence encodes these proteins:
- the ATMIN gene encoding ATM interactor isoform X2, producing the protein MAAAAAGRRGGALGRPPAPVSLAVGDLPPAGELVRPSVTELSQVRTNILCTVPGCGKVLPNSPALNMHLSKAHPVQDGKLNAPIRKSLKTSQKFYCCPIEGCPRGPNRPFSQFSLVKQHFMKMHAEKKHKCDKCSNSYGTEWYLKRHIEVCGKTFQCTCGCPYASRTALLSHIYRTGHEIPAEHRDPPSKKRKMETSVHNQQLAEKANEAFINTHNNNPGTQELESSEVKLAASLEGSHSSNPTNQMQPKCTPKMLLPKPKVALVKLPVMQLAHLPIYVSATDSSVKPAVVAVDNQGSLNFVPAATWTPNSSVSSCSQTDLSFSSQVSLPISVQTQTLLPASKLTSSIAAQTDAFSQVCFPTCGISRETQTSRTQDSIDGRVQIDQAVMCSDIFDNVDSSYVSTHIELPQNNLMPANIDQTLLQRSNCKSLNQDTVKSESLINFSTQPNILPSQNTMDNQTQTMDLLSDLENIFSGNMPGQTLDNRSLLSETSSNADTHLPSGPSQSTGIDFDIEEFFSASNIQTQTEESDLGTLNPEPVLESLDIETQTDFLFSDSATQSYSCRGNSNFLGLEMFDTQTQTDLNFFLDSNTHLPLGSILKQSSFSMSTDSSDTETQTEVYQAIKNTPTQNIESKVQLSSTETQTMDSCFENLGSLFLTSNETQTAMDDFLLADLAWNTMESQFSSVETQTCEELCSLFQSSDKPSH; encoded by the exons atggcggcggcggcggccgggcgGCGTGGCGGGGCGCTGGGGCGGCCACCGGCGCCTGTGTCCTTGGCGGTGGGGGACCTGCCGCCCGCCGGCGAGCTGGTGCGGCCGTCGGTGACAGAGCTGTCCCAAGTGAGGACCAACATCCTGTGCACCGTGCCCGGCTGCGGCAAGGTCCTGCCCAACAGCCCGGCTCTCAACATGCACCTCAGCAAGGCCCACCCGGTCCAG GATGGAAAACTTAATGCACCAATAAGGAAGAGTTTGAAAACATCTCAGAAATTCTACTGCTGTCCCATTGAAGGCTGCCCTAGAGGACCAAACAGACCATTTTCCCAATTTTCTCTGGTCAAACAG CACTTTATGAAAATGCATGCTGAAAAGAAGCACAAATGTGATAAATGTAGTAACTCCTACGGTACAGAGTGGTATTTGAAACGACATATAGAGGTCTGTGGCAAGACTTTTCAGTGTACTTGTGGGTGCCCTTATGCCAGCAGAACAGCATTACTGTCGCATATTTACAGAACTGGCCATGAAATTCCTGCAGAACACAG GGATCCTCctagtaagaaaaggaaaatggaaaccTCTGTACATAATCAGCAGTtggcagagaaagcaaatgaagcatTCATCAACACACACAATAATAATCCTGGCACTCAGGAATTGGAGTCCTCTGAAGTGAAACTAGCAGCCTCTCTTGAAGGCTCCCACAGTTCTAACCCCACAAACCAAATGCAGCCAAAATGTACACCGAAGATGCTCTTACCGAAGCCTAAGGTGGCTTTGGTTAAACTTCCAGTGATGCAGCTTGCTCACTTGCCTATATATGTATCTGCAACAGACTCTTCTGTCAAACCTGCTGTAGTGGCTGTTGATAATCAAGGTTCACTT AACTTTGTACCAGCTGCAACCTGGACTCCCAATTCTTCCGTATCCTCTTGCTCTCAGACAGATCTGTCATTCAGTTCACAGGTTTCGCTGCCCATCAGTGTACAAACACAGacactgctgcctgcttccAAACTGACTTCATCCATAGCTGCCCAGACTGATGCTTTTAGTCAGGTTTGTTTTCCAACATGTGGCATTTCTAGAGAGACTCAAACCAGTAGGACACAGGACTCTATTGATGGAAGGGTACAGATAGACCAGGCTGTGATGTGTAGTGACATCTTTGACAATGTTGATTCATCATATGTTTCTACTCACATTGAACTTCCACAAAATAACTTAATGCCTGCAAATATAGATCAAACCTTGCTGCAAAGAAGTAATTGCAAGAGCCTGAATCAAGATACTGTGAAGTCTGAATCCCTTATCAACTTCAGTACACAGCCTAATATACTTCCATCTCAAAATACAATGGATAATCAAACCCAGACAATGGACTTGCTAAGCGATCTGGAAAATATCTTTTCAGGAAACATGCCTGGCCAGACACTGGATAATCGTAGCCTTTTGTCTGAGACGAGTTCTAATGCTGATACACATCTGCCATCTGGTCCATCACAGAGCACAGGAATTGACTTTGACATTGAAGAATTCTTTTCAGCATCCAATATCCAAACTCAGACTGAAGAGAGTGATCTTGGTACTCTGAATCCTGAGCCAGTTTTGGAGTCACTGGACATAGAAACTCAgactgattttttattttcagatagTGCAACTCAGTCATATAGCTGCAGAGGAAATTCTAACTTCTTAGGTTTGGAGATGTTTgatacacagacacagacagacTTGAATTTCTTCTTGGACAGTAATACCCACCTGCCTTTAGGGAGTATTCTGAAGCAGTCTAGTTTCTCCATGAGTACTGACTCATCTGATACAGAAACCCAGACAGAAGTATACCAGGCTATTAAAAATACACCTACGCAGAATATTGAAAGCAAAGTCCAGCTCAGTAGCACTGAAACACAGACTATGGATAGCTGCTTTGAGAATCTAGGGAGTTTATTCCTTACCAGTAATGAGACACAGACAGCAATGGatgattttcttcttgctgaCTTGGCCTGGAACACAATGGAGTCTCAGTTCAGTTCAGTAGAAACACAGACCTGTGAAGAGCTGTGCTCCTTGTTTCAGAGCTCTGACAAGCCCAGCCATTGA
- the ATMIN gene encoding ATM interactor isoform X1: MAAAAAGRRGGALGRPPAPVSLAVGDLPPAGELVRPSVTELSQVRTNILCTVPGCGKVLPNSPALNMHLSKAHPVQDGKLNAPIRKSLKTSQKFYCCPIEGCPRGPNRPFSQFSLVKQHFMKMHAEKKHKCDKCSNSYGTEWYLKRHIEVCGKTFQCTCGCPYASRTALLSHIYRTGHEIPAEHRDPPSKKRKMETSVHNQQLAEKANEAFINTHNNNPGTQELESSEVKLAASLEGSHSSNPTNQMQPKCTPKMLLPKPKVALVKLPVMQLAHLPIYVSATDSSVKPAVVAVDNQGSLVSTVHLLPQSIGILIPALEAETLVFKDSMPVSKVTNSGAREPVSTGLQVELDKVTLTNTGQEMGNVCHKNKISSINIQTDLSYISQNFVPAATWTPNSSVSSCSQTDLSFSSQVSLPISVQTQTLLPASKLTSSIAAQTDAFSQVCFPTCGISRETQTSRTQDSIDGRVQIDQAVMCSDIFDNVDSSYVSTHIELPQNNLMPANIDQTLLQRSNCKSLNQDTVKSESLINFSTQPNILPSQNTMDNQTQTMDLLSDLENIFSGNMPGQTLDNRSLLSETSSNADTHLPSGPSQSTGIDFDIEEFFSASNIQTQTEESDLGTLNPEPVLESLDIETQTDFLFSDSATQSYSCRGNSNFLGLEMFDTQTQTDLNFFLDSNTHLPLGSILKQSSFSMSTDSSDTETQTEVYQAIKNTPTQNIESKVQLSSTETQTMDSCFENLGSLFLTSNETQTAMDDFLLADLAWNTMESQFSSVETQTCEELCSLFQSSDKPSH, encoded by the exons atggcggcggcggcggccgggcgGCGTGGCGGGGCGCTGGGGCGGCCACCGGCGCCTGTGTCCTTGGCGGTGGGGGACCTGCCGCCCGCCGGCGAGCTGGTGCGGCCGTCGGTGACAGAGCTGTCCCAAGTGAGGACCAACATCCTGTGCACCGTGCCCGGCTGCGGCAAGGTCCTGCCCAACAGCCCGGCTCTCAACATGCACCTCAGCAAGGCCCACCCGGTCCAG GATGGAAAACTTAATGCACCAATAAGGAAGAGTTTGAAAACATCTCAGAAATTCTACTGCTGTCCCATTGAAGGCTGCCCTAGAGGACCAAACAGACCATTTTCCCAATTTTCTCTGGTCAAACAG CACTTTATGAAAATGCATGCTGAAAAGAAGCACAAATGTGATAAATGTAGTAACTCCTACGGTACAGAGTGGTATTTGAAACGACATATAGAGGTCTGTGGCAAGACTTTTCAGTGTACTTGTGGGTGCCCTTATGCCAGCAGAACAGCATTACTGTCGCATATTTACAGAACTGGCCATGAAATTCCTGCAGAACACAG GGATCCTCctagtaagaaaaggaaaatggaaaccTCTGTACATAATCAGCAGTtggcagagaaagcaaatgaagcatTCATCAACACACACAATAATAATCCTGGCACTCAGGAATTGGAGTCCTCTGAAGTGAAACTAGCAGCCTCTCTTGAAGGCTCCCACAGTTCTAACCCCACAAACCAAATGCAGCCAAAATGTACACCGAAGATGCTCTTACCGAAGCCTAAGGTGGCTTTGGTTAAACTTCCAGTGATGCAGCTTGCTCACTTGCCTATATATGTATCTGCAACAGACTCTTCTGTCAAACCTGCTGTAGTGGCTGTTGATAATCAAGGTTCACTTGTAAGTACTGTTCATTTATTGCCTCAGTCAATAGGAATTTTGATTCCTGCACTGGAGGCAGAAACACTTGTGTTTAAAGACAGTATGCCTGTTTCAAAAGTGACAAATTCTGGTGCTCGTGAACCCGTAAGTACCGGTTTACAAGTTGAGTTGGATAAGGTTACATTGACTAACACAGGGCAGGAGATGGGGAATGTTTGTCACAAGAATAAAATTTCTTCAATTAATATACAAACTGACTTATCTTATATTTCACAGAACTTTGTACCAGCTGCAACCTGGACTCCCAATTCTTCCGTATCCTCTTGCTCTCAGACAGATCTGTCATTCAGTTCACAGGTTTCGCTGCCCATCAGTGTACAAACACAGacactgctgcctgcttccAAACTGACTTCATCCATAGCTGCCCAGACTGATGCTTTTAGTCAGGTTTGTTTTCCAACATGTGGCATTTCTAGAGAGACTCAAACCAGTAGGACACAGGACTCTATTGATGGAAGGGTACAGATAGACCAGGCTGTGATGTGTAGTGACATCTTTGACAATGTTGATTCATCATATGTTTCTACTCACATTGAACTTCCACAAAATAACTTAATGCCTGCAAATATAGATCAAACCTTGCTGCAAAGAAGTAATTGCAAGAGCCTGAATCAAGATACTGTGAAGTCTGAATCCCTTATCAACTTCAGTACACAGCCTAATATACTTCCATCTCAAAATACAATGGATAATCAAACCCAGACAATGGACTTGCTAAGCGATCTGGAAAATATCTTTTCAGGAAACATGCCTGGCCAGACACTGGATAATCGTAGCCTTTTGTCTGAGACGAGTTCTAATGCTGATACACATCTGCCATCTGGTCCATCACAGAGCACAGGAATTGACTTTGACATTGAAGAATTCTTTTCAGCATCCAATATCCAAACTCAGACTGAAGAGAGTGATCTTGGTACTCTGAATCCTGAGCCAGTTTTGGAGTCACTGGACATAGAAACTCAgactgattttttattttcagatagTGCAACTCAGTCATATAGCTGCAGAGGAAATTCTAACTTCTTAGGTTTGGAGATGTTTgatacacagacacagacagacTTGAATTTCTTCTTGGACAGTAATACCCACCTGCCTTTAGGGAGTATTCTGAAGCAGTCTAGTTTCTCCATGAGTACTGACTCATCTGATACAGAAACCCAGACAGAAGTATACCAGGCTATTAAAAATACACCTACGCAGAATATTGAAAGCAAAGTCCAGCTCAGTAGCACTGAAACACAGACTATGGATAGCTGCTTTGAGAATCTAGGGAGTTTATTCCTTACCAGTAATGAGACACAGACAGCAATGGatgattttcttcttgctgaCTTGGCCTGGAACACAATGGAGTCTCAGTTCAGTTCAGTAGAAACACAGACCTGTGAAGAGCTGTGCTCCTTGTTTCAGAGCTCTGACAAGCCCAGCCATTGA